The following DNA comes from Corynebacterium atrinae.
GGAGCAGGCGCACTCCCGAATCCAGCGCGACCAAACCCGCGTACTGCGTCCACAGGTTCAGCCCCGACAACACCCCAGAAAGTACCGATTGGAAGGCGTAGGTAAACAGCCCGAAGGCGAGGAAGGCGGTCGCCATCGACGTCTCCACGTTCCCTCGCATGAGCGTGGGCATCCACAGGGCACCGACGATCAGGGCAACCACGAGGGTCGCCGCGCCGACGATGAACCCGAGCAACCAAGGGCGGCCGTTGCCGAGCCGGGACGAGCTGCGGGCACCGGCAACCGCCCGGGTCGTTTCCTGCATGAGCCCGTCGAGGAAACCAGTGGCGGCGAAAAACAACCCCCAGAAGGCCTGGAAGGCGGCTAGTTCAAAGTCATCCAGCGCCCAGGCGGCGACGTAGAGGACAACGAATCCGGAGAGCGCCGCGAAGACCGTCGCCAGGCTCAGCGCCCTCATCCGGGGAACTCGGGCAATTCGCGTTGGTTCAACCACGACGCCCACAGGTTCTCTACTGCCGCGTCCGCGATCCCTAGCTCCCGCGCTTCGGCCAGCACCTCCCGCTTGAGGTCGATGGGCTCCACGACGGAGTGACGGCCCGCCGCGACGTAGCGGCGGAGCATGCGGAAGAAGGGGGCGTCGCCAAGCATGACCCGCAACGCGTGGACCGTGAGGGCCCCACGCTTGTACACCCGATCGTCGAACATATCCCGCGGGCCGGGATCGGCGAGCAGGAGGTCTTGGGGCAGCGCCCGGAGCTTGTCATAGTGTTCCCGGGCGGAATCGGCGGCCGGGCGGCCGGTGGAGTGCTCAAACCACAACCACTCGGCGTAGCAGGCAAAACCTTCGTTGAGCCAGATGTCGTTCCACTGGGCCAAACCCAGGGAGTTGCCGAACCACTGGTGCGAGAGCTCGTGGGCGATGAGGCGCTCCCACGCATGGTCGCCGGCGATGTGGTTGGCCCCGAAGATGGACAATCCTTGGGCCTCCAGGGGGATTTCTAGCTCGTCCTCGCAGACCACGACGGTGTACGCGTCGAAAGGATAAGGTCCGAAAAGCTCGGTGTAGAGGTCGAGCATGGCGGCTTGGTCGCGGAGCTCCTCGATCGCTCGGTCGCGCAACGGTGCCGAAACCCAGGCGGTCACCGCTGGGCGCGCCGACTCCTCCCGCAATGTCAGGGGTACGTACTCGCCGATCTGCACGGTAGCCAGGTACGTCGCCATTGGCTGGTCAGCCCGGTACTCCCAGGTCGTGCGGGAACCAGAGGTGCGCTTGCCCGTCAGGGTGCCATTGGCGACGACCGCGTAAGGGCTGTCCGCAGTAATCGAAAACTCGTAGCGGGCTTTCTCATCCGGGGTGTCATCGCAGGGGAACCAGCTCGGCGCGCCACACGGCTGCGACGCCACCAGTGCACCATTGGTGAGTTCCTCCCAGCCGAGCCCACCCCAGGCAGTACGGATCGGGCGGGGGGTGCCCGAGTAGCGAATGGTCAGGGAGAACTCCGAGTCGACGGGCACCTCATCTCGGAAGGTCAGACGCAGCTTTCCGCCTGCTTGGCGGAAGCGCTGGACCTGCACCGTGCGGCCCGCGCTGCCCTGGGCGGTCACCTTGCTCACTCGCATGCTGGGGGCAAGATCCAGCGTCATCGACGGCAGCGGCTTCCAATTGTCCAGCCGCAACGTGGCCACGCCGGTGAGGTTGTTAGGCCCCACCCGATAGTTCAGGTCCAGATGATAGGCCCGGACGTGGTAGCCGAGGTTGAAGTCGACCCCTGTGTAATCGTCGCGGGTACCGGGGATCGGAGTGGTGCGCAGCCTATGCAAGATCATCGTCCAACGATGCTACTCCTCGGGTGCTTAAACGTCGCCCACGCGCGGGACGAGCCGCTGGATGAGCCACGTGTAGATGAGTGATTCCACCCGAGCTACCTGCTCGTTGTCGGAAGCGCCCGCGTGCCCGCCCTCGGTGTTTTCGAAATAATCCACCGGCTGCCCCGCCTCCTGCAGTGCCTGCGCGAAGAGCCGCGCGTGGGCGGGATGTACTCGGTCATCCCGCGTTGAGGTGGTGACCAGCGCGGGCGGATACTGCGGTGTGGCCGAGACGTTGTGCAGGGGTGACCAGCGTTCGATGGCCGCCCGTTCCTCGGGTACTGCCGGATCCCCGTACTCCGCCATCCACGAGGCGCCCGCTGACCAGGTGTGATAGCGCAGCATGTCGGTCAGCGGTACCTGGATCACCGCCGCGCCGAGCGCCTGCGGGTACTGCACGAGCGCCCCTGAGGTGAGCAGCCCTCCGTTGGAGCCGCCGCGAATGCCGATGAGCTCGGGCGTGGCGTAGCCGCGTTCCACGAGGTCACGCAGCACCGCGTGGTGGTCCTCCCACACCTTGTGCCGGTTCGTTTTGACCACCTGCGTGTGCCAGTTCGGTCCGAATTCTCCGCCGCCGCGCAGGTTGGGTTGGACGAAGAAATGGCCCTGTTCCAGCCAGGCTATTCCGCGCACCGCTGAATAGCCCGGGGTAAGCGATACCTCGAAGCCGCCATAGCCGCCGACGAGCGTGGGGCGAGGTCCGGCGGAGAAGTCCCCGGTGATGAAGTAGGGGACTCGGGTGCCGTCCGCGGAGGTCACCCAGTGCTGGCGGGTCTCTAACCCGGCGGCATCAAACAGCGCTGGCAGGTGGCGGACTGCCTGCGGTGTGGCGCCCGAGGCGAGGTCAAGTCGATACAGCGTGTCCGGCTCGGTGAACGAGGAGGTGGTAATCCACACCTCGTCGCCATCGTGCGGGCTAGTTGCCACCACCGAGGCCGTAACCAGATCGGGCAAGTTGATGGGCCAGCTTGACTCGAGTGGGTTACTCAGCGCATGCACCCGCAACTGTGTGCTCACATCGTCGAGCAGAGTGAGAATTAAATGATGGGCCGTAAACGCCGTGCTTTGGAGCGAGACGTGCTCCGTCGGGCTAAACACCACTTCGATGCTGCGATCACCTTCGAGGAACCTCTCCAACGCGATGACCCCGAGCCCTCCCGCCGGTATGCCAGCGAACTCAGTGCGCGGAGCGAGGAACAACCACTGCCGACGGATAATCGCCTCGCAATCCTCCGGAATCTCCAGCACCTGCAACGATGCCCTGGGATCGAGGCCCTGCGCCACGCACTGACGGGAACGATAGAAATCCAGCGCCCGGGACACGATGATCCGCTCGAAGCCGGGGGTGGTGTCCGCCCATGCCCCCACCGCGACGTCATCAACCCGGCCTGAGGTGTAGACGTGGGCATCCACAATGTTGTCGCCGCGGTGCCATACCCGCACCTGCGCGGGGTAACCCGAAGCGGTCAGCGATCTTTCGCCCGTGTCCGTTCCCACGAGCAGGGTGTCCCGATCAATCCAGCTGAGATCGGACTTCGCCTCCGGCAAGGTGAACGGCGAGTCCGTGACGAACTCACCGGTGTGCAGGTCGAATTCGCGGACCTCCGAGGCATCGGCCCCACCGCGGGAGAGCCGCACCAGGGCGCGGTCATAGTTCGGGGTGCGCACGTGCGCGCCCTTCCACACCCAGCTTTCACCCTCTGCCTGGGCGAGCGCATCGACGTCGATAAGCACCTCCCATTCCGTCTGTGCGGACAGGTAGGAGTCGAGCGTAGTGCGCCGCCATAGGCCGCGCTGATGCGCGGCATCGCGCCAGAAGTTGTACAGGTGCGGCCCGCGCCGCACGACATAAGGAATACGTTCGTCGACGTCCAGCGCCGCCTTGATCCGTTGTTGGAGAGTACTGCGTCCAGAATGCTTATCGACGTCCGCCTCCGTCGCTGCGGACCAGTCCCTCGCCCACTCCAGGGCTAGAGGGGAATCGATGTCCTCAAGGTAGGTGTCCATTGCTGTCCGATTCTAGACACCAAGGCCACGTGCAAGGGTGGGCCAGGAGTTCTCCAAGTCAGTTTCCCAGTAGCTCCACGAGTGGGTGCCCACGTTGTTGAACTGGAAGTGAGCGGGAATGCCAGCGTGGTCCAGCTTGGCCTTGAGATCGTGGGTGCACTGATTGGTGGCAGCCTCGATGGCTCCACCCTCGACCTGCAGACGGGTAGCGCCGATGGACGCGACCAGCGGGTCCGCGCCCTTCTCGATGTAATAGCCCGGCATGTCCCTGGCCCCAGCGAACCCGGAACCGTTAGATACGTAGAGCTCGGTGCCGCGCAACTTGTCGGCATTGATGAGCGCGTCGTTGTAACGGTTGTACTCCCCGCCCATCGGTCCCCACATCTGCTCTGGTGATGCCCCGCCGCGATTGACCGTCACCTGCAGGTACGCCCAGGGGATGGGGGTGGAGGTGGCGGCACAACCGGAGAAGGAACCGACCGCGTCGTAGAAGCCTTGATTGTGCTGCGCGAACAGCAGCGACGTTGTGGCTGACATGGACATTCCGGCGATCGCCCGCTTGCCGTTGGCACCGAAGTAGGACTCGAGGGGCCCCGGGAGCTCCTTGGTCAGGAACGTCTCCCACTTTTGCGGGCCCTTGAGATACGGAGTACTGAGGCCCTGATCCACCCAGTCGGTGTAGTACGAGAACGCGCCCGCCATCGGGATGAC
Coding sequences within:
- a CDS encoding prolyl oligopeptidase family serine peptidase; translation: MDTYLEDIDSPLALEWARDWSAATEADVDKHSGRSTLQQRIKAALDVDERIPYVVRRGPHLYNFWRDAAHQRGLWRRTTLDSYLSAQTEWEVLIDVDALAQAEGESWVWKGAHVRTPNYDRALVRLSRGGADASEVREFDLHTGEFVTDSPFTLPEAKSDLSWIDRDTLLVGTDTGERSLTASGYPAQVRVWHRGDNIVDAHVYTSGRVDDVAVGAWADTTPGFERIIVSRALDFYRSRQCVAQGLDPRASLQVLEIPEDCEAIIRRQWLFLAPRTEFAGIPAGGLGVIALERFLEGDRSIEVVFSPTEHVSLQSTAFTAHHLILTLLDDVSTQLRVHALSNPLESSWPINLPDLVTASVVATSPHDGDEVWITTSSFTEPDTLYRLDLASGATPQAVRHLPALFDAAGLETRQHWVTSADGTRVPYFITGDFSAGPRPTLVGGYGGFEVSLTPGYSAVRGIAWLEQGHFFVQPNLRGGGEFGPNWHTQVVKTNRHKVWEDHHAVLRDLVERGYATPELIGIRGGSNGGLLTSGALVQYPQALGAAVIQVPLTDMLRYHTWSAGASWMAEYGDPAVPEERAAIERWSPLHNVSATPQYPPALVTTSTRDDRVHPAHARLFAQALQEAGQPVDYFENTEGGHAGASDNEQVARVESLIYTWLIQRLVPRVGDV
- a CDS encoding M1 family metallopeptidase, with product MILHRLRTTPIPGTRDDYTGVDFNLGYHVRAYHLDLNYRVGPNNLTGVATLRLDNWKPLPSMTLDLAPSMRVSKVTAQGSAGRTVQVQRFRQAGGKLRLTFRDEVPVDSEFSLTIRYSGTPRPIRTAWGGLGWEELTNGALVASQPCGAPSWFPCDDTPDEKARYEFSITADSPYAVVANGTLTGKRTSGSRTTWEYRADQPMATYLATVQIGEYVPLTLREESARPAVTAWVSAPLRDRAIEELRDQAAMLDLYTELFGPYPFDAYTVVVCEDELEIPLEAQGLSIFGANHIAGDHAWERLIAHELSHQWFGNSLGLAQWNDIWLNEGFACYAEWLWFEHSTGRPAADSAREHYDKLRALPQDLLLADPGPRDMFDDRVYKRGALTVHALRVMLGDAPFFRMLRRYVAAGRHSVVEPIDLKREVLAEARELGIADAAVENLWASWLNQRELPEFPG
- a CDS encoding alpha/beta hydrolase, with translation MTLLHRIAAPLAALSIAATAFTAPAALAAEVTPAQVAGDSPLARIAETAPPVAEKDPNWRAKVQRISADNPRVKEVQAYSPSMNRNIPMVVIKAVEPNAPTLYLLNGAGGGEQSNTDWITQTNVVDFYLDKGINVVIPMAGAFSYYTDWVDQGLSTPYLKGPQKWETFLTKELPGPLESYFGANGKRAIAGMSMSATTSLLFAQHNQGFYDAVGSFSGCAATSTPIPWAYLQVTVNRGGASPEQMWGPMGGEYNRYNDALINADKLRGTELYVSNGSGFAGARDMPGYYIEKGADPLVASIGATRLQVEGGAIEAATNQCTHDLKAKLDHAGIPAHFQFNNVGTHSWSYWETDLENSWPTLARGLGV